The genomic segment ATACATCAGCAAAACAGCAGCTAGGAATCGTGCACAGCAGCAGTAACACAAGGAAGAAAAAAAACTCAACTCCGTTCCGCCGCTCGTATtagtcgttttgatttgttttcttcaaaacaaattccagacatgtatatattatttatttgctcttcaatcaagtcatattagataTTTGAAACCATTATATATTCATGATATAAGCAGCAATTCGAAATTTGACAGCAAACATTCTGAAAATTTAACACAGCCTTCTCGGCCCTTGGTGTTCTGCCTTACGGGTGAGTTGTTTTGATGAATCTAGGTGGTTGCTTCGGTCCAGGCACACAGGGCTGCTTCTAGGCGTGATTTAGAGTGTCTTAGGAAGTTATTGGGTCATTGGTTTCCATCCATACACACACAAAtgcagaaatgacagcaactttttaTTTGAGTGCAGAATGAGACACGGTTTCTGCCATTGAGTTGTTTAAGTGGAGTGTTCAAaccttggctgtcctagggactgtagccatggttaaaaccctcccttaacatgtctaggGTGTGACCAAATCGGTATTTACAAGCTTGGTTCAAGGAGCCATCAGATTTTTACATCAACAATGCAAGAGTCATTCGGTTTTTCCCTTTTCAGATTCTGTGTGAGTGTGATTTCGGTTTTTGTGTGTTGGATGAATTGTGGTTGGCTCCTAGCTTGtggccatggttcatacaactctCCATCATGTCTAAATCGAGTCATGGTCgctcaaatggccattggaacgatacAAGACAACAAAACAATGCAATACATCACACTATACAGAAATTGGCTCTCTCGGTTTTGAGCTgtgattgtcctaggtgttAGCTCGATTTGTgcctggcttttagcccttagccatggtccaagccatgtcttaggatgttggttagagtccttgggcggtggttcaagcccatagtCATTTATTTCAGGATTTTCACCACAAACAAGTAAACTGCTACTGCTGCTGCACTTTTCCAGCAACTTTGAGCTTCGGTTTTGgtgctcgtttgagttcttggttgactTTTAGctcatggccttggactggacagtaccttaatgagttaggaaggtcatgtttttggtcgttcgtgatttggtcgagtttagaggtcatacgagaatttacggtgaaaggtgccaaaatgactctcgaaagagtgttttatgtttttggattcctttcacctattttcgtgttttgcagttcttatgcatatttttcagtatgtttggggtatttttaatcatgattaAACGTCgatttaatgttggttcgggttgataCAATAccatgattgaaaatcaagtggTTTgtcctaatcgtctcgtttttggctCTATTGTCAAGTTTAATTCAAGAtaatattatttgcatgtgtcacatattagaattaagtcgcagcaagccagGGAGCGATCCAATTCATCCAgtaaaaataagtttataattatattacgtgcataaaaatataaaatgtttatttttgagatatatggtatatgtcttgtggccaccttatgcttatgggtttggaagtcggtaggcgcaaccgaggacctctccacccggtgacttacgaccggtttacgattatgtatgggtacggatatccagtccaagggctgtggtgatttctaccgcccagtatactgtggtttagtctgatcaggcgcttacgttatgttatgggccactagcttagaaacattatctctaccagaaaattatgatatgatatgacagagctctattgagcaaagattttacgtatgattttcagatatgcacgtagttataattattcatgatacgttTATCACCGCACGCTTTctgatatgatatttttaagttgcatgcgattttacgatatatttatttgttattcacgatatatacatgttgagtctttagacttactagacttgattgttgtagataTTGATGAGGCcgagaccgcgggcggagaccagtgagcgatcttgggacagtagtagtaaacccgaggacctcatgttttagtttatgcacctgTTATCTTTCAAACTcgattttaatatgttggattatttttaaattgttgtttgaaatattacgttgacttccgctgttatttttaaagtttaaattatttacatgtttattttataaatgaggcaagttatttatctatttagaaaaattttaataattccgcaaaattatgaatacgaaatacgggcctttacagttggtatcagagccaatgttcttgtaaagggttgtactactactgatctcgagaagctcatgaagtcacgtcttcggtctgtaagttttacatttcagCATTTTACTTAAAgtatgaattattttaacagcatgatttcatgaaatattctacgttcaaattttaattattcaataattacttagatttaaaaataaattatggaattatgcatgttggttaagtatgggttatgtatggaacagtatgcctcctagacgccttGTTGGACGCCCGAGGGGTGGGGGTGGGCGccgtcatgaggacggtgaggatcagAGACAGGAGAGGAACGCACCACCACCACcccccccaccggacatgaacgctCAGATGTTAGcggggatgactcagttcttcgcacagttcgcGGGGAACCAAGCTGCTGTAGCCAGACCGACGGGACCGGAGGCAGTCTATGAGCGGTTCGtgaagatgagaccgaaggagttcACAGGGACGACAGATCCCATGGCTGCCGAGGACttgattaagtccctcgaggttatctttgagttcatggggcttgaagatggagatagggttcgatgtgcgacctatctgttcggaagagacgctcgcctatggtgggaaggagcatcagtggctttggatttgactactttgagctgggaacgcttcacagaggtattctactctaaatattttactgaggaagtgcgttccaggttgaccacggagttcatgaccctgctGAGGCAGGTagacatgactgttacggagttcgtccgtaagttcgagaggggttgtcattttgtatccctgattgcaaatgatgcggGAGCCAAGATGAGGCAGTTTCTgaatggtctacggccgatcttacgccgtgatgttagggtggctggccctactacctatgatgtcgcAGTTTCCAGAGCTCTAactgcagagcaggaccagcaggacattgagagggatcgcAATGGTAAgcgaccatttcaggcaccgTACCGCCCTCCACCGCAGCAGCACCAGAATAAGAGGCAATTCCATGGcccacccaggaacagagggcAACATCAGCAGCAGGGACGGgcagtcccgaggacagtggagtatccagtctgtgccaggtgctcacgtcgtcatGGGGAGGGTCTCGGGTCTAATTTTTCAGACCCGTCTGGGTATGGGGCGGGTAATGGGTCCTATAATACCCGCCCCATATTTGTGGATATAAATATTATagggttttagttttattaatttcattttTTAGCAACCCACTTCAAGGTCAATCATAGACATATTTGATTCTTTAGGttaattgaatttttaattGGGCTGGGTTTTAGTTTATTTTACCGTTTTAaattacaatttattttttcaatataaatttttctctttaattTTGTAGGTAATTCTTCAAATAGTTTGCCAACTTGTCCTACCATTCTTGATGAAGAGGAAGATGATCCTGAAGAATGTGTCTGAATTATTTCATACTCGCTGATTTATATTGATTTGTTTAAGTTCTGTTATGACTTATTTTTGGGgatgtcaagattttttttGAGAGCTAATctattttttatgtaattctttatgtcataaaaatactttgttttttattattaagcGTGGTTGAAAATATGAATTAGTTTTctattgtattttatttaaaaactttttagtttcataattcagtcatgtgataagaatattattgttttaatttaaaaaaaattcgggtCTCACGGGTCTCACGGGTCTACCTAACCCCGTTTCGTATTCGGGGTGTGGCGGGTCCGAAGAATATTTAACCGGGGTGGGGCGGGTAATGAGTCGAAATTTTCTTCATGGGGCGGGTCTTGGATTTAGCCAAACCCGCCCCATTGACATCCCTATGCATGGCGGACAGATAACCAACCATTTGATTCGATAAAGTTATGTTCTACAAGAAACAGAAAAGTCATTTGAAATAAAACTAAATACCCAAAATCAAAGTAGAAAGATACAGCATAGAAAAAGGATTAAATTTTAGGAAAATGCAGCAACGATTGCCAACAAGCAAGACCCTTTAGAGAATATGATAGATAGTAGTTCATGATACAAGAAACGTCAGTTGGGTTTAAATGCTCTAGCACTTGTGCATCAATTCGATTTCTTGAACCAAAGTTCGTCAAGTGGCAAGGATAAATGATGGAGAAAAGTATCATCCCCTAATTCCCTTAATATTTATACAAAGATACAGCACTCACAATGACGGGATAGTATTGATCTCTGGGAAGAAATAGAAGCCCAGTAGAAAGTCCAGACAAGACAAAAAGGACACACGGCCATAAATATTTATCATGCACGCATAAATGGAATTATAATTAACTCACATAGCATGCGATTGATATTCCCAATTGGTATATATTTGTGACCAACAAATCCAAAAAAGTTTTTGAAGAGAAAACTCGAACAATAGCAGGGAATACCAAAGAAGTAGAAATTGAAAACTAAATTCAATAAGAAAAATAAGATTATGACAAGGCGCcaaatatcaacatattcaaTCAACAAGTGAGGTATTGATAACTTAAAGGGGGTAAAGTATAGGTGATGAAGAGACAAATGAAAGAGCTGTGAGGACAGGCAGACTAGAGCAAATTATTTGTAGTCCACTTCGTTTTTGCAATATAGCTTATGGATTGACGGTAATGATATCATTCGGAACTCGGTAGGGATCTTAATTGTGGGGAGGCAAGTAGAAACATGTTATCAACCTGGCAATCCAATTTCGTAGGAGGCAATTGACTAAAAAAAATAGCTTTCAGTACCTCAAAATAACTTTAGGCAAGTCTTTAAAAGCTGATGGGTTCCCTTGTTCTGAAACTTTTTGGCATATTTCTCTTGCCTCCTCCCTAGAAAGATAATCAACAGACAGTCAACATACTTCATGAAACACAAAAATATCTACTAAGCTCAAAATGCTATACTACTGAGCAATATTTGCCCTGCACCATTTTATGCATTAATAATTTGTGTGACCAGTACATAACTGTTATAACATGAAATTGACCACTCTAAAAAATGGGTATGAAAACTATCAAGAATCAGCAGAAAAAGGGCTTGATCACTCACCTGTTGTCGGCATAATAAACATGTTTGGATGATGACTGATTGTCAAGAGAATGCAGCATACCATTAAGTCTTTCAATTTTCTGCATCCAAAAAGTTAAATTTCAGAATAAAGAACCTGCATGACAGCTATCTCGAGAATCCGAGACCCAAAAAACCAGAAACTCTAAAATAAAACCTTTTTTTCAGTTTGAAGCTTCTGCAAAATATATCCAATGTCTTGGGTCTTCATCAACATCAGCTCTTCGTTAGTGTACTTATTAGCCTGGCTCCTTTACAAAATCCACATTCAACAGCTAATATTCAAATTATACTCAAATAAATATCCTCAAAAGAGAACAGATAacctcataaaaataaaattttccagCTTACTCAGGTTTATGAACTCCGCCAACCGTTTTTGTTTTAATCATCTTGAAGTAAAATTCATCTGGGTTCCTCAATGCTGCTTTTTCCTTAAGTTTCTGTTATAAACACGCAGAAGCGACTTACCATAAAATAAGAACTCGCCAAATTTCGTTCATAAAATGCTACCAAAACCAACAAGACGCAGGGTAGTAGAAATTACCAGTAAAGTCTGCTCCTTCTGGTGATAGGCTCGTGCACGAATGACATAATCTTTATGTTTTTCGAGCAGCCCAAATTTCCTTCTCAAATGCCTGGTACACACAACAAATCATCAATTGAGTGAACCGGATATATACgtcaaaatatttcaaaacgGGCAATAAAGAAATTAATGGCCCCAAAAAATAATCACACTTACGGCTGAGCACGCTCCTTGTGAGCTTTTCTTGAAATAGCATTCCTTAAAGACGACATCTTTATGCTAGCAAAAAAAAATCACAGAACTTTAAAATCAATTGACGCACTTCAGAAAGGCAAAAACCATTACAGAAAACATAAAGGGCTAACAAAAATCTTGAGTTGAAATAATTTAACCGTGAAACAGCGAAGATTATCGGTACAGAAAAAAACAACGGATTTCTTTCGTATTTACACCAAATTCAAAAGAATTATTAAGCACAGAAGACTCGCCTGTGGAAAGCGGTGAAGGCTTAGGGTTTAAAGGAGACACCAATGCAGAGAATCTTGATTTGATGAAAAGTATTTTATATTGTGGCAAAaaaattattctaaataaacTAAAATTCAATCATGCAAATTGGCTTCCGGATTTAGTGCAAAAACTTACGTGGGACAATATCACgaattgtattttgtgagatagatctcttatttagatcttccatgaaaaatattactttttatgctaaaattattattttttattgttaatatcggtagagttgacccgtctcacagataaagattcgtgagaccgtctcacaagagacctactcctgaTTGAGTATACAaatacacacacaacacacaaaattatgatatcacataaataaaaaaacaaaatcttgatattatattaaaaaatttaaaaataatttttatatgattttctTATAATTAACTAGAATAATTACTTAAATATGAtagtattttattatttcaaatttatgaaattgctagagatgatatcatattttaaaagattaatttggTTTATAAACATAAAGAAATATTTATTAGCATATGATAATTATAGACGAACcacaaattttataaaaataggCTTTGgcgatattttttattaaacaaaataaaatattttatcatttgttTGAGCTGATTTTTGTTACATAAAAATTAGATAATGacattaaatttaattacttcaggTCTCTTAATGTTTGTTTAATAATACTAATATCATTGTGCATGCAATTATTTGATTAGAGTTTCATTAATTTTTAGATTAAACTATTAAGAATGATATTGAAAATATTGATGATTCTTTTGTTATAGTTTGGAATTATTATTTAGATAATGAAAAGGGTAAGGCGACGGTTTTAACGACGGTTTCGCGATCCGTCATCGGAGGCTGCGTCGCATTCTagaagcgacggtttttcaactCCCGTCGCTTAAAGCGACGGTTCTTTGGAAGAAGACCGTCGCTATTTTTGCGACAGTTTTAAGAAACCGTTGTAAATATTAAGCGACGATATATTAACGACGGTTTTAAAAACCagtcgctatatttagcgacggtttcgtAAAATCCGTCTCTATATTTATCggcggtttttttaaaaaaccgctGTTTAAGAAGCGACGGTGTTTATcaataaaatccataaaaaataaCTACTGcgcaaaaattaaaattatgtattaaattttctgtaaaaaaaaaactttaaaaccTGATTTGAGCGAAGATATGCAGCTTCACGTAACGCAGGAAGATCGCACCGACGAGGAAATTTAcgaaataaatagaaaaaaaatgttagtacaaaataaaaaaaatcgaaacttcgaaaaatttgatagcGTTTCGCTAATACCTGAGATAGATGAAAAATCGTTCAAGTAAATGTTCGCGAACCTCGGTATATATAGAatcatagcgacggtttttgccCAAACGGTCGCTATATAGCGTCGGGTTTCtcgaaaaccgtcgctatatggCGACATATATAAAAACCGTTGCTaaagtagcgacggtttaatataTACCGTCGCCGATCTAGATCGGCGACTGTTTAGTCATAACCGTCGCGGATCTAGATAGACAACAGTGACGCATAACCGTCGCTATTATTACGACGGTTAGC from the Primulina tabacum isolate GXHZ01 chromosome 16, ASM2559414v2, whole genome shotgun sequence genome contains:
- the LOC142529303 gene encoding putative U3 small nucleolar RNA-associated protein 11, which produces MSSLRNAISRKAHKERAQPHLRRKFGLLEKHKDYVIRARAYHQKEQTLLKLKEKAALRNPDEFYFKMIKTKTVGGVHKPESQANKYTNEELMLMKTQDIGYILQKLQTEKKKIERLNGMLHSLDNQSSSKHVYYADNREEAREICQKVSEQGNPSAFKDLPKVILRKTDSSYRELEARKKRLKDLEKIYTDMSMQKELQKRGKKRKLREDEMVSPTSRPVYKWRQERKR